One genomic region from Podarcis raffonei isolate rPodRaf1 chromosome Z, rPodRaf1.pri, whole genome shotgun sequence encodes:
- the POF1B gene encoding protein POF1B isoform X2, which produces MESRKRLYVHIELPGSCEPLSPLLRDGNKVIYEKTIRKYELLNPDQQYQYGLQSDQCQVSQPVEHVQVVQQCQQTQTGNCYDVSPICVNDFGSGNVKKVTLQTCEPVKCVYEVNDQLDSRFFGELLAELHRKSSELYSCLLQHIEKLGGRRYEIDSLNQTEDIESLIPKGISESTKQQIRYLLEMRVTADKSMRLVLATFNNLREELVHLQDDLGKLETDKVLLEKDLAFKESQVKEYETLLESVRENNRQQQQALREYTLKCRSLEEQLLSLRHNDGDREFRLKDLEYSKRALEQEIQNLRLQASSNTPGQTTVDELSSRYVEMINQLREDKDREIRNLRSKLCEFQRDFSRKQGSDTDLQIRLQDLTLRLEERDATLKQLEDEIFRLKQEKLANNSSQGVTKTIITKKYRNQYPILGLLSDDYNVTSPVKESQTIVIEKTGEMWKQEAFTAD; this is translated from the exons ATGGAGAGTAGAAAGAGGCTTTATGTACATATAGAACTTCCTGGCTCTTGT GAGCCCCTGTCTCCACTTCTGAGAGATGGAAATAAGGTGATATACGAAAAGACAATAAGAAAATATGAACTGCTAAATCCAGATCAG CAATACCAATATGGCCTCCAGTCTGACCAGTGCCAAGTCAGCCAACCAGTGGAACATGTCCAAGTGGTCCAGCAGTGCCAGCAAACCCAGACGGGCAATTGCTATGACGTAAGTCCCATCTGTGTCAATGATTTCGGAAGTGGGAATGTGAAGAAGGTCACCCTTCAGACCTGCGAACCG GTGAAATGTGTTTATGAAGTAAATGATCAGTTGGACTCTCGGTTCTTTGGCGAGCTCCTGGCAGAACTGCACCGCAAGAGCAGCGAACTCTATAGCTGTTTGCTCCAGCATATTGAGAAGCTAGGTGGAAG GAGATATGAAATCGACTCTCTGAATCAA ACGGAAGATATTGAGAGTTTGATTCCTAAAGGGATTTCTGAATCAACAAAGCAACAAATCCGTTATCTCCTGGAG ATGAGAGTAACAGCTGATAAGTCAATGAGGCTTGTCCTTGCTACATTCAACAACCTTCGAGAAGAGCTTGTTCATCTTCAGGATGACTTAGGG AAACTGGAAACTGACAAAGTGCTGCTTGAGAAAGACCTGGCTTTTAAAGAGTCCCAAGTAAAGGAGTATGAAACCCTTCTGGAGTCGGTGCGAGAGAATAATCGCCAACAGCAG CAAGCCCTCAGGGAGTACACTCTGAAGTGCCGCTCGCTGGAAGAGCAGCTCCTCTCTCTCCGGCACAACGACGGAGACCGAGAGTTCCGGCTGAAAGACCTGGAATACAGCAAGCGAGCCTTGGAGCAAGAAATCCAGAATCTGAGACTCCAG GCTTCCTCTAACACTCCAGGCCAGACCACCGTTGACGAACTATCCAGCCGCTATGTGGAGATGATCAACCAGCTTAGAGAGGATAAGGACAGGGAGATCCGCAACCTCAGG TCCAAATTATGTGAATTCCAGCGGGATTTTTCAAGGAAGCAGGGGAGTGACACTGACCTCCAGATTAGACTGCAAGACCTGACTTTAAGGCTGGAAGAGAGAGATGCCACATTGAAGCAGTTGGAAGAT gaaaTCTTCAGATTGAAACAAGAAAAACTAGCAAACAATTCATCCCAAGGAGTAACAAAGACTATCATCACTAAAAA
- the POF1B gene encoding protein POF1B isoform X1, with amino-acid sequence MYGIQQQTQATTLPPFMRPPQPCYTPPAPCYVPPAPAPCYVPPPPAPSRPCFEPCGPPTIPRPLPPQTCPAQPPVVTARPCYEPCGPPSVSRPLPQQTCPVPLPATLPRARQNRPAPLPMPLQCPDPVPCSQDGCHSGGSVVYERVRTYSSPGGKRVQLLDPPNCLPRAPSPLETTPGCQHVIWSSDPPLQEVQSPSLKLSPYSQGSVRRVILENPGQEPLSPLLRDGNKVIYEKTIRKYELLNPDQQYQYGLQSDQCQVSQPVEHVQVVQQCQQTQTGNCYDVSPICVNDFGSGNVKKVTLQTCEPVKCVYEVNDQLDSRFFGELLAELHRKSSELYSCLLQHIEKLGGRRYEIDSLNQTEDIESLIPKGISESTKQQIRYLLEMRVTADKSMRLVLATFNNLREELVHLQDDLGKLETDKVLLEKDLAFKESQVKEYETLLESVRENNRQQQQALREYTLKCRSLEEQLLSLRHNDGDREFRLKDLEYSKRALEQEIQNLRLQASSNTPGQTTVDELSSRYVEMINQLREDKDREIRNLRSKLCEFQRDFSRKQGSDTDLQIRLQDLTLRLEERDATLKQLEDEIFRLKQEKLANNSSQGVTKTIITKKYRNQYPILGLLSDDYNVTSPVKESQTIVIEKTGEMWKQEAFTAD; translated from the exons ATGTACGGCATCCAGCAACAAACCCAGGCGACGACGCTGCCGCCGTTCATGCGGCCGCCGCAGCCCTGCTACACCCCGCCGGCCCCCTGCTACGTGCCGCCCGCGCCGGCCCCCTGCTACGTGCCGCCACCGCCGGCCCCTTCCCGCCCTTGCTTCGAGCCTTGCGGCCCTCCGACGATTCCCAGGCCGCTGCCCCCGCAGACGTGCCCGGCCCAGCCGCCGGTGGTGACCGCCAGGCCCTGTTACGAGCCGTGCGGCCCGCCGTCGGTGTCCCGGCCGCTGCCCCAGCAGACGTGCCCGGTCCCTCTCCCAGCCACGCTGCCCCGCGCGCGGCAGAACCGCCCCGCGCCGCTGCCGATGCCTCTGCAGTGCCCAGACCCGGTGCCCTGCTCCCAGGACGGCTGCCACAGCGGAGGCAGCGTGGTCTACGAACGCGTCCGGACTTACAGCAGCCCCGGCGGGAAACGCGTGCAGCTCCTGGACCCGCCCAACTGCTTGCCTCGTGCGCCCTCCCCCTTGGAGACCACCCCGGGCTGCCAGCACGTCATCTGGAGCAGCGACCCCCCGCTGCAG GAAGTCCAATCTCCGTCCTTGAAATTGTCTCCTTATTCCCAAGGCAGTGTCCGGAGGGTTATATTGGAGAATCCTGGCCAG GAGCCCCTGTCTCCACTTCTGAGAGATGGAAATAAGGTGATATACGAAAAGACAATAAGAAAATATGAACTGCTAAATCCAGATCAG CAATACCAATATGGCCTCCAGTCTGACCAGTGCCAAGTCAGCCAACCAGTGGAACATGTCCAAGTGGTCCAGCAGTGCCAGCAAACCCAGACGGGCAATTGCTATGACGTAAGTCCCATCTGTGTCAATGATTTCGGAAGTGGGAATGTGAAGAAGGTCACCCTTCAGACCTGCGAACCG GTGAAATGTGTTTATGAAGTAAATGATCAGTTGGACTCTCGGTTCTTTGGCGAGCTCCTGGCAGAACTGCACCGCAAGAGCAGCGAACTCTATAGCTGTTTGCTCCAGCATATTGAGAAGCTAGGTGGAAG GAGATATGAAATCGACTCTCTGAATCAA ACGGAAGATATTGAGAGTTTGATTCCTAAAGGGATTTCTGAATCAACAAAGCAACAAATCCGTTATCTCCTGGAG ATGAGAGTAACAGCTGATAAGTCAATGAGGCTTGTCCTTGCTACATTCAACAACCTTCGAGAAGAGCTTGTTCATCTTCAGGATGACTTAGGG AAACTGGAAACTGACAAAGTGCTGCTTGAGAAAGACCTGGCTTTTAAAGAGTCCCAAGTAAAGGAGTATGAAACCCTTCTGGAGTCGGTGCGAGAGAATAATCGCCAACAGCAG CAAGCCCTCAGGGAGTACACTCTGAAGTGCCGCTCGCTGGAAGAGCAGCTCCTCTCTCTCCGGCACAACGACGGAGACCGAGAGTTCCGGCTGAAAGACCTGGAATACAGCAAGCGAGCCTTGGAGCAAGAAATCCAGAATCTGAGACTCCAG GCTTCCTCTAACACTCCAGGCCAGACCACCGTTGACGAACTATCCAGCCGCTATGTGGAGATGATCAACCAGCTTAGAGAGGATAAGGACAGGGAGATCCGCAACCTCAGG TCCAAATTATGTGAATTCCAGCGGGATTTTTCAAGGAAGCAGGGGAGTGACACTGACCTCCAGATTAGACTGCAAGACCTGACTTTAAGGCTGGAAGAGAGAGATGCCACATTGAAGCAGTTGGAAGAT gaaaTCTTCAGATTGAAACAAGAAAAACTAGCAAACAATTCATCCCAAGGAGTAACAAAGACTATCATCACTAAAAA